Proteins from a genomic interval of Archangium lipolyticum:
- a CDS encoding serine/threonine-protein kinase, giving the protein MGHGPLVLKGKLGAGALGTVYQAEHSSSGAHFAVKVLHPHLAQNPAVLNRFYAEARAAQHLVHPSVARILDVRQAPSGYHCLLMEYVSGTLLSHLPLPLPPAEVVFLLSQVLEGLEAAHACGIVHRDIKPENLLLTTGRDGERRVKILDFGMAATLGAGFSEEELAAGMVVGSPAYLAPELWVRAEPDGRADLYSLAVLGYRLLTGRLPFGGGGRMGEMLLVHKPTRPLPPHLIEDRVPQALSAVLMQAMSLRPDDRFASARAFRSALHEAMRRPAFGCLAPPTFRVRLEDVNGQGLQPVFVNDVSQEGLRIACDGALPRLGARIQVELSLNGWALGCACDVVRLLPAEEARTWGGRQGFIVHFAEPSEDVRRLIDQALAPPPAEPAPDPELAQLLARATAHSQDPYSLLAVHPHSDFAEVLRRVAQAEHRLETFWQRPLPSEQRQALEVLRGKVEVARRTLGEPLARARFDASRGNFRGVARCLAAGLQPNAVERLRQTFLATRPDAEARARAIFDEGILLEAQHVLDGALARYAEALRVDPLNVSLHRYYHLLTQRMRQASVSESPARPSAAH; this is encoded by the coding sequence ATGGGCCATGGGCCTCTGGTCCTCAAGGGCAAGCTGGGCGCTGGAGCGCTCGGGACCGTGTACCAGGCCGAGCACTCGTCCTCGGGTGCACACTTCGCGGTGAAGGTGCTCCACCCGCACCTGGCCCAGAACCCGGCCGTGCTCAACCGCTTCTACGCGGAGGCCCGTGCCGCGCAGCACCTCGTCCACCCGAGCGTGGCGCGGATCCTCGACGTGCGTCAGGCGCCCAGCGGCTACCACTGTCTCCTCATGGAGTACGTCAGTGGCACCCTCCTGTCGCACCTGCCGCTGCCGCTGCCTCCCGCCGAGGTCGTGTTCCTGCTCTCCCAGGTGCTGGAGGGCCTGGAGGCCGCGCATGCGTGCGGCATCGTCCACCGCGACATCAAGCCGGAGAACCTCCTGCTCACCACCGGCCGCGATGGCGAGCGGCGCGTGAAGATCCTCGACTTCGGCATGGCCGCCACCCTGGGGGCGGGCTTCTCCGAGGAGGAGCTCGCCGCCGGCATGGTGGTGGGCAGTCCCGCCTACCTCGCCCCGGAGCTGTGGGTGCGCGCCGAGCCGGATGGCCGCGCGGACCTGTACTCGCTCGCGGTGCTGGGCTACCGGCTCCTCACCGGGCGGCTGCCCTTCGGCGGAGGCGGGCGCATGGGCGAGATGCTCCTCGTCCACAAGCCCACCCGGCCGCTGCCGCCCCACCTCATCGAGGATCGCGTGCCGCAGGCCCTCTCGGCGGTGCTGATGCAGGCCATGTCCCTGCGTCCGGACGACCGTTTCGCCAGCGCCCGGGCCTTCCGCTCCGCCCTGCACGAGGCCATGCGGCGCCCCGCCTTCGGTTGCCTGGCGCCCCCCACCTTCCGCGTGCGTCTGGAGGACGTCAACGGCCAGGGCCTGCAGCCGGTGTTCGTGAACGACGTGAGCCAGGAGGGCCTGCGCATCGCCTGTGACGGGGCGCTGCCGCGGCTCGGTGCCCGCATCCAGGTGGAGCTCTCCCTCAACGGCTGGGCGCTCGGCTGCGCGTGCGACGTGGTGCGCCTGCTGCCAGCGGAGGAGGCGCGCACCTGGGGCGGCCGCCAGGGCTTCATCGTCCACTTCGCCGAGCCCTCCGAGGACGTGCGCCGGTTGATCGACCAGGCGCTGGCGCCGCCTCCCGCGGAGCCCGCGCCGGATCCGGAGCTGGCGCAGCTGCTGGCCCGTGCCACCGCGCACAGCCAGGACCCCTACAGCCTGCTGGCCGTCCACCCGCACTCGGACTTCGCGGAGGTGTTGCGGCGCGTGGCCCAGGCCGAGCACCGGCTGGAGACCTTCTGGCAGCGGCCCCTGCCGTCCGAGCAGCGTCAGGCGCTCGAGGTCCTCCGGGGCAAGGTGGAGGTCGCGAGGCGGACGCTGGGGGAGCCGCTCGCCCGTGCCCGCTTCGATGCCTCGCGGGGCAACTTCCGCGGCGTGGCCCGCTGCCTCGCCGCCGGGTTGCAGCCGAACGCGGTGGAGCGTCTGCGCCAGACCTTCCTCGCCACCCGCCCGGACGCCGAGGCGCGCGCGCGTGCCATCTTCGACGAGGGCATCCTCCTGGAGGCCCAGCACGTGCTCGACGGGGCGCTGGCGCGCTACGCCGAGGCGCTCCGGGTGGATCCGCTCAACGTCTCGCTGCACCGCTACTACCACCTGCTGACCCAGCGCATGCGTCAGGCCAGCGTGTCCGAGTCCCCGGCGCGCCCCTCGGCGGCCCACTGA
- a CDS encoding mannose-1-phosphate guanylyltransferase codes for MTLYPVIMAGGSGTRFWPLSRKARPKQFLPLASKNPLITDTAIRLKGLASVKDTLIVCGPLHAKQAAKLVKGLPKKNLLVEPVARNTAPAIALAAVQVAARDPEGILVVLPSDHHVADVAGFKKTIAEAAQVAAKGHLVTLGIKPSRPETGYGYIQVGDGLEGGGRQVKAFREKPDVETARRYVESGEYLWNAGIFVFRADVILEAFAKHMPEMQKGLDALRKAAGKRTFASVLKRVFPKLPSISIDYGVMEKAGNIAVLPGDFGWSDVGSFAAIPEVRPSDENGNVVSGAEAVVVDCKGCVVLADKRPLTVVGLTDMVVVDSGDAVLVVPKDKSQDVRKVVEALKARKREKYL; via the coding sequence ATGACCCTCTATCCCGTCATCATGGCCGGTGGCTCCGGCACCCGTTTCTGGCCGCTGTCGCGCAAGGCGCGGCCCAAGCAGTTCCTCCCGCTGGCCTCGAAGAACCCGCTCATCACCGACACGGCCATCCGGCTCAAGGGCCTGGCCTCGGTGAAGGACACCCTCATCGTCTGCGGTCCCCTGCACGCGAAGCAGGCGGCGAAGCTGGTGAAGGGGCTGCCGAAGAAGAACCTCCTCGTGGAGCCGGTGGCGCGCAACACCGCGCCGGCCATCGCGCTGGCGGCGGTGCAGGTGGCCGCGAGGGACCCCGAGGGCATCCTGGTCGTCCTGCCCTCGGACCACCACGTGGCGGACGTGGCGGGCTTCAAGAAGACCATCGCCGAGGCGGCACAGGTGGCGGCGAAGGGCCACCTGGTGACGCTGGGCATCAAGCCGAGCCGTCCGGAGACGGGCTATGGCTACATCCAGGTGGGTGACGGCCTGGAGGGCGGAGGCCGCCAGGTGAAGGCCTTCCGCGAGAAGCCGGACGTGGAGACGGCCCGGCGGTACGTGGAGTCGGGCGAGTACCTGTGGAACGCGGGCATCTTCGTCTTCCGGGCGGACGTCATCCTGGAGGCGTTCGCGAAGCACATGCCGGAGATGCAGAAGGGGCTGGACGCGCTGCGCAAGGCGGCGGGGAAGCGCACCTTCGCGTCGGTGCTCAAGCGCGTGTTCCCCAAGCTGCCCTCCATCTCCATCGACTACGGGGTGATGGAGAAGGCGGGCAACATCGCGGTGCTGCCGGGTGACTTCGGCTGGTCCGACGTGGGCTCCTTCGCGGCCATCCCCGAGGTGCGCCCCTCGGACGAGAACGGCAACGTCGTCTCGGGAGCCGAGGCGGTGGTGGTGGACTGCAAGGGCTGCGTGGTACTCGCCGACAAGCGCCCGCTGACGGTGGTGGGCCTGACGGACATGGTGGTGGTGGACTCGGGCGACGCGGTGCTGGTGGTGCCCAAGGACAAGAGCCAGGACGTGCGCAAGGTGGTGGAGGCGCTCAAGGCCCGCAAGCGCGAGAAGTACCTGTAG
- a CDS encoding GDSL-type esterase/lipase family protein, which produces MESKHTSVGLTLVLTLALAVGLSLAPLPEALRPIPSLAKGPVAPQLIALVTTSSAASKRKAVGVAPDGESNPPEVPELPEEEEDPPELVQADPSDAGTPEPPPAVTESDSLGLAKLGPAMREAALRMETLREKMGAQHVDIEPGCRRMGASGCEESGLAPFFDALDGLHDGIRTQPVRVEHLGDSLIASDHITDMVRERLQERHGSGGKGFLYIDRPTRSGRGVRAGTASEGWEFTRLIDRAPPKDRLPFTGVAFAAGSAGSQDVRFGIDDARTAEIFFLAQPGGGSVQVLADGKPLQKVQTRWTPAEVAFAPVKLPAGAKTLTLKTRGKVELHGVSLENGNPGVVYDTIGLPGAYAGVFLRAHRPYFRSQMRHRKPSLVVLMFGGNEAFRLSRDWTKPEEIKQEAESLVKLVRESVPDSACLVMSPIDAAIRTMGGDLVPRRSSREVANIFREVAMAGGCAYWDALSAMGGEGSAIRWLAAGLLNQDLIHPRARGSDLLGHLFDLAIQRAWASSHTQHGAVEPMGLQNSDKALTATFTRLHSLEKGESSRLGVLQMGASHTASHYFTDALRAALTKRFGDAGRGFIAAGKASDRLKPAGVSRELTGEWTVEDALSATTPGQAWGLSGVRAVGAPGASLRIRFCDGCTAAPTPPARLSLYWLDGPGVGQMEVKVDGSALPPEPPPPEPFTSPTVRIRSFPVTGPSHEVAVLNQGGGPITVLGAALDLEQPGVAYDAVGLPGATASTVAGMEAQALAAQLSSRKPQLLVFWYGTNESGLPDLDAEKLRTEYGGLIARLRKDAGGAECLVIGTTDRIQQRADGSGWEEAPGLQKVVTALPEVARAQGCAYWSARAAMGGARGMVRWQREGLGHADGTHLTPEGYEKLAGQFLSDLLAAYETFKAQPPALAAEGR; this is translated from the coding sequence TTGGAGTCCAAGCACACATCGGTCGGGCTGACGCTCGTCCTCACGCTGGCGCTCGCCGTGGGACTGTCGCTCGCGCCCCTCCCCGAGGCGCTGCGGCCCATCCCCAGCCTCGCCAAGGGGCCGGTCGCGCCCCAGCTCATCGCGCTCGTCACCACCTCGAGCGCCGCCTCCAAGCGCAAGGCCGTGGGTGTCGCCCCCGATGGTGAGTCGAACCCGCCCGAGGTGCCCGAGCTGCCCGAAGAGGAGGAGGACCCCCCCGAGCTGGTCCAGGCCGACCCCTCCGACGCCGGGACTCCGGAGCCTCCTCCCGCCGTCACCGAGTCCGACTCGCTGGGGCTGGCGAAGCTCGGCCCCGCCATGCGCGAGGCCGCCCTGCGCATGGAGACCCTGCGCGAGAAGATGGGTGCCCAGCACGTGGACATCGAGCCCGGTTGCCGGCGCATGGGTGCCTCCGGGTGCGAGGAGAGCGGGCTCGCCCCCTTCTTCGACGCCCTGGACGGCCTGCATGACGGCATCCGCACCCAACCCGTGCGGGTGGAGCACCTGGGCGACTCGCTGATCGCCTCCGACCACATCACCGACATGGTGCGCGAGCGGCTGCAGGAGCGCCATGGCTCGGGCGGCAAGGGCTTCCTCTACATCGACCGCCCCACCCGCTCCGGCCGCGGCGTACGCGCCGGTACGGCCTCCGAGGGCTGGGAGTTCACCCGCCTCATCGACCGCGCGCCGCCGAAGGACCGGCTGCCCTTCACCGGCGTGGCCTTCGCCGCGGGCAGCGCGGGCTCCCAGGACGTGCGCTTCGGCATCGACGATGCGCGCACGGCCGAGATCTTCTTCCTCGCCCAGCCGGGCGGTGGCTCCGTGCAGGTGCTCGCCGATGGCAAGCCCCTGCAGAAGGTGCAGACGCGCTGGACTCCGGCGGAGGTGGCCTTCGCCCCGGTGAAGCTGCCGGCTGGCGCCAAGACGCTGACGCTGAAGACGCGCGGCAAGGTGGAGCTGCACGGCGTCTCGCTGGAGAACGGCAACCCGGGCGTGGTGTACGACACCATCGGCCTGCCGGGCGCCTACGCGGGTGTGTTCCTGCGCGCCCACCGGCCCTACTTCCGCTCGCAGATGCGCCACCGCAAGCCCTCGCTGGTGGTGCTCATGTTCGGTGGCAACGAGGCCTTCCGGCTCTCGCGCGACTGGACGAAGCCCGAGGAGATCAAACAGGAGGCGGAGTCGCTCGTGAAGCTGGTGCGCGAGTCCGTGCCGGACTCGGCGTGCCTCGTCATGTCGCCCATCGACGCGGCCATCCGCACCATGGGCGGCGACCTGGTGCCGCGCCGGAGCTCGCGCGAGGTGGCGAACATCTTCCGCGAGGTGGCCATGGCGGGCGGCTGTGCCTACTGGGACGCCCTCTCCGCCATGGGTGGCGAGGGCTCCGCCATCCGCTGGCTGGCCGCCGGCCTGCTCAACCAGGACCTCATCCACCCGCGCGCGAGGGGCTCGGACCTGCTGGGCCACCTCTTCGACCTGGCGATCCAGCGCGCCTGGGCCTCGAGCCATACGCAGCACGGTGCCGTCGAGCCCATGGGCCTCCAGAACTCAGACAAGGCCCTCACCGCCACCTTCACGCGCCTGCACTCGCTCGAGAAGGGCGAGAGCTCGCGGCTGGGCGTGCTCCAGATGGGCGCCTCGCACACGGCCTCGCACTACTTCACGGACGCGCTGCGCGCCGCGCTGACGAAGCGCTTCGGGGACGCCGGGCGGGGCTTCATCGCCGCGGGCAAGGCCTCGGACCGGCTGAAGCCCGCGGGCGTCTCGCGCGAGCTGACGGGCGAGTGGACGGTGGAGGACGCACTCTCGGCCACCACGCCCGGACAGGCCTGGGGGCTCAGCGGCGTGCGCGCGGTGGGCGCGCCCGGGGCCTCGCTGCGCATCCGCTTCTGTGACGGGTGCACCGCCGCCCCCACGCCTCCCGCGCGGCTCTCCCTCTACTGGCTGGACGGGCCTGGCGTCGGACAGATGGAGGTGAAGGTGGATGGCAGCGCCCTGCCGCCCGAGCCGCCTCCGCCCGAGCCCTTCACCTCGCCCACGGTGCGCATCCGCTCCTTCCCCGTCACCGGCCCCTCCCATGAGGTGGCGGTGCTCAACCAGGGCGGCGGCCCCATCACCGTGCTGGGCGCGGCGCTGGACCTGGAGCAGCCCGGCGTCGCCTACGACGCGGTGGGCCTGCCGGGCGCCACCGCCTCCACCGTGGCCGGCATGGAGGCGCAGGCGCTCGCCGCGCAGCTCTCCTCGCGCAAGCCCCAGCTGCTCGTCTTCTGGTACGGCACCAACGAGAGCGGCCTGCCGGACCTGGACGCGGAGAAGCTGCGCACCGAATACGGCGGCCTCATCGCCCGCCTCCGGAAGGATGCGGGCGGCGCCGAGTGCCTCGTCATCGGCACCACGGACCGGATACAGCAGCGCGCGGATGGCAGCGGGTGGGAGGAAGCCCCCGGCCTCCAGAAGGTGGTGACGGCACTGCCCGAGGTGGCCCGCGCCCAGGGCTGCGCGTACTGGTCCGCGCGAGCGGCCATGGGTGGAGCGCGCGGCATGGTGCGCTGGCAGCGCGAGGGACTGGGCCACGCCGACGGCACCCACCTGACGCCCGAGGGCTACGAGAAGCTCGCGGGCCAGTTCCTCTCCGACCTGCTCGCGGCCTACGAGACCTTCAAGGCCCAGCCCCCAGCGCTCGCGGCGGAGGGCCGCTGA
- a CDS encoding MBOAT family O-acyltransferase, which produces MYFHSLQFAFFLTVVFALYWAVHQHKWARLGVLMVASVIFYSMWTPLPLLLFVAATGINHLCIKGFRRSQSPRVRKTLVTVAIVSTLGALCTFKYADMFRETLVVLLAPLGIHVRTEPFGLLLPVGLSFFTFQAISYVVDCYRGLIQKEHTYFEHLLYLLFFPHLVAGPIVRPSHLIERFDDTPSLTAEEGGRGMYRIAVGMVKKLVIADVLGSGLVDPVFGSPEAYTSAECLVAAVAYSFELYFDFSAYSDIAIGTAALFGFKFEENFNRPYLATNLFDFWSRWHISLSTWLRDYLYRPLGGNRVSKPRALLNLMITMGLGGLWHGADWRFAIWGLAHGAMEAVIRVWWWVTGKPPKEGPMAKVRAGLGLVATFTVVVLTRVVFRSPTLAHAGEMYARMFEGSSGLANVSTLVWTMLAVAAVSHVTPLSLFHKTGELFVRMPVPVRAVVLVLVGLGVRHLTSVEARPYVYFQF; this is translated from the coding sequence GTGTACTTCCACAGCCTCCAGTTCGCCTTCTTCCTCACCGTCGTCTTCGCCCTGTACTGGGCGGTGCACCAGCACAAGTGGGCGCGGCTGGGCGTGCTGATGGTGGCGAGCGTCATCTTCTATTCGATGTGGACGCCGCTGCCGCTGCTGCTCTTCGTGGCGGCCACGGGCATCAACCACCTGTGCATCAAGGGCTTCCGGCGCTCCCAGTCACCCAGGGTCCGCAAGACGCTGGTGACGGTGGCCATCGTCAGCACGCTCGGGGCGCTGTGCACCTTCAAGTACGCGGACATGTTCCGCGAGACGCTGGTGGTGCTGCTCGCCCCGCTGGGCATCCACGTGCGCACGGAGCCCTTCGGGCTGCTCTTGCCGGTGGGCCTGTCCTTCTTCACCTTCCAGGCCATCAGCTACGTGGTGGACTGCTACCGGGGGCTGATCCAGAAGGAGCACACGTACTTCGAGCACCTGCTCTACCTGCTCTTCTTCCCGCACCTGGTGGCGGGTCCCATCGTGCGCCCCTCGCACCTCATCGAGCGCTTCGACGACACGCCCTCGCTGACGGCCGAGGAGGGGGGCCGCGGCATGTACCGCATCGCGGTGGGCATGGTGAAGAAGCTCGTCATCGCGGACGTGCTGGGCAGCGGCCTGGTGGATCCCGTCTTCGGCTCGCCGGAGGCGTACACCTCGGCCGAGTGCCTCGTGGCGGCGGTGGCCTACAGCTTCGAGCTGTACTTCGACTTCTCGGCGTACTCGGACATCGCCATCGGCACGGCGGCGCTCTTCGGCTTCAAGTTCGAGGAGAACTTCAACCGGCCCTACCTGGCGACGAACCTCTTCGACTTCTGGAGCCGCTGGCACATCAGCCTGTCCACGTGGCTGCGCGACTACCTCTACCGGCCGTTGGGCGGCAACCGGGTCTCCAAGCCCCGGGCGCTGCTCAATCTGATGATCACCATGGGCCTGGGTGGCCTGTGGCACGGAGCGGACTGGCGCTTCGCCATCTGGGGCCTCGCGCACGGCGCGATGGAGGCCGTCATCCGCGTGTGGTGGTGGGTGACGGGCAAGCCGCCGAAGGAAGGCCCCATGGCGAAGGTGCGCGCGGGGCTCGGGCTGGTGGCCACATTCACCGTGGTGGTGCTCACGCGCGTCGTCTTCCGCTCGCCGACCCTGGCGCACGCGGGGGAGATGTACGCGCGCATGTTCGAGGGCAGCTCGGGGCTGGCCAACGTGAGCACGCTCGTCTGGACGATGCTGGCGGTGGCGGCGGTGAGCCACGTGACGCCGCTGAGCCTCTTCCACAAGACGGGCGAGCTCTTCGTGCGGATGCCAGTGCCGGTGCGCGCGGTGGTGCTCGTGCTGGTGGGCCTGGGCGTGCGCCACCTCACGTCGGTGGAAGCGCGCCCGTACGTCTACTTCCAGTTCTGA
- a CDS encoding endo-1,3-alpha-glucanase family glycosylhydrolase, whose amino-acid sequence MSACAPPDETTGPEGSGDSALATKAPFELNNALLPFDMPARADLATSEYKVFAHWHNFPLRSYGSNAGQYYDNYTNWLKPTGTHASIGGWLRDRPVPILAVPALETDYGKRDMKTDIQTAAAAGVDGFLFNLWFRTTDNRWKWLTNLFDAADEFNAENPAAPFYVIPNIDSHILSTGSGANEPRQRADDLATFKNRASWRKLNGKYVVGSFRPEALPATWYQQFFDQLKTVHGMDAVLWGTLLDPSEANRNALKPFMVGATFSRWDNLPYTSNPLNGINTLKAWGDLNGVPYSPPVSHTDNRPTNSITTETAGFKTQYNTWKAAIDSGVKMVQILTWNDHYEGHALRPNSAVQYAFYDLTAYYATWFKTRRQPAIVRDVLYYSHRMHLSTEPYDTTQQAKPTASKNNVPLVDRVFVLGMLKSSGRVQITSGGTAYAADVAMGPQFFDAPLKANNQPSFQLSRNGAAVINLTSAFRTRSPIVWQDLLYRAGSSSRPVVSGVQNNLPQDRLP is encoded by the coding sequence ATGTCGGCCTGCGCCCCTCCCGATGAGACGACCGGTCCGGAGGGATCCGGAGACTCGGCGCTGGCCACCAAGGCCCCGTTCGAGCTGAACAACGCGCTCCTGCCATTCGACATGCCGGCACGCGCGGACCTCGCCACCAGCGAGTACAAGGTCTTCGCCCACTGGCACAACTTCCCGCTGCGCAGCTATGGCTCCAACGCGGGCCAGTACTACGACAACTACACCAACTGGCTCAAACCGACGGGGACCCATGCATCCATCGGCGGTTGGTTGCGCGATCGGCCCGTGCCCATCCTGGCCGTCCCTGCCCTGGAGACGGACTACGGCAAGCGGGACATGAAGACGGACATCCAGACGGCGGCCGCCGCTGGCGTCGATGGCTTCCTCTTCAATCTCTGGTTCCGGACCACCGACAACCGCTGGAAGTGGCTGACGAACCTCTTCGACGCGGCCGACGAGTTCAACGCCGAGAATCCGGCCGCGCCCTTCTACGTCATCCCCAACATCGACAGTCACATCCTCTCGACCGGCAGCGGAGCGAACGAACCCCGCCAGCGGGCCGACGACCTCGCGACCTTCAAGAACCGCGCGTCGTGGAGGAAGCTCAACGGCAAGTACGTGGTGGGCAGCTTCCGGCCCGAGGCCCTGCCGGCCACCTGGTACCAGCAGTTCTTCGATCAGCTGAAAACGGTCCATGGAATGGACGCGGTGCTGTGGGGAACGCTGCTCGACCCCTCGGAGGCCAATCGCAACGCGCTGAAGCCTTTCATGGTGGGAGCCACCTTCTCGCGTTGGGACAACCTCCCCTACACCTCCAACCCACTCAACGGCATCAACACCCTGAAGGCGTGGGGGGACCTGAATGGAGTCCCCTACTCTCCGCCGGTCAGCCACACGGACAACCGCCCCACCAACTCCATCACCACGGAGACGGCGGGCTTCAAGACCCAGTACAACACCTGGAAGGCGGCGATCGACTCGGGCGTGAAGATGGTCCAGATCCTCACCTGGAATGACCATTACGAGGGTCACGCCCTGCGGCCCAACTCGGCCGTGCAGTACGCGTTCTACGACCTGACGGCCTACTACGCGACCTGGTTCAAGACCCGCAGGCAGCCGGCCATCGTGCGCGATGTCCTCTACTACTCGCACCGCATGCACCTGAGCACCGAGCCCTACGATACGACCCAGCAGGCCAAACCCACCGCCTCGAAGAACAATGTGCCCCTCGTGGACCGGGTCTTCGTGCTGGGCATGCTGAAGTCGAGCGGGCGCGTGCAGATCACCTCGGGAGGCACCGCCTACGCCGCGGATGTTGCCATGGGCCCGCAGTTCTTCGATGCGCCGTTGAAGGCGAACAACCAGCCCTCCTTCCAGCTGAGCAGGAACGGCGCGGCGGTCATCAACCTCACGAGCGCCTTCCGGACGCGCTCGCCCATCGTCTGGCAGGACCTCCTGTACCGCGCGGGAAGCTCCTCACGCCCGGTGGTCTCGGGAGTGCAGAACAACCTGCCGCAGGATCGTCTCCCGTAA
- a CDS encoding sensor histidine kinase, with amino-acid sequence MDARLTQASLEADPEQVHQGIQAIVGLGPAVFNGALIAWFWGQWNVVAVQLGLLLVLAFSNLVVSDWLAARFGRSMAETVRILLNVVGISVSGVMTHWPALVWIFVPYNLLWFYGLDRWSRARAAMYLVLVDAVALATGAEPGMALAFNLLGIFGFVLSERRASLMRGVLGQVLQQREQLEKAHQELQQLHQRAIEQERLSSLGMLAAGVAHEINNPMSFVTSNVNSMLRDLRDEPRLSETMKEYVDEVLPATLDGIRRVNSIVSDLRRFARGDPEAYVGFDLDAEVETAVRIAHGQLGHVRVEKELGGTGTVVGRPRQIVQVLVNLLVNAGQATAAGGVVRVTTSRDESTVRVDVRDTGTGMSEETKRHLFEPFFTTKPPGEGTGLGLSVVHGIVKSHGGHIEVRSEPGKGTCFSVRLPLVPLLLAYEPSSDGGMRRRTS; translated from the coding sequence ATGGACGCTCGACTCACGCAGGCGAGCCTGGAGGCGGATCCGGAGCAGGTGCATCAGGGCATCCAGGCCATCGTGGGACTGGGGCCGGCCGTGTTCAATGGAGCGCTGATCGCCTGGTTCTGGGGCCAGTGGAACGTGGTGGCCGTGCAGCTGGGCCTGCTGCTGGTGCTCGCCTTCAGCAACCTGGTGGTCTCCGATTGGCTGGCCGCGCGGTTCGGCCGCTCCATGGCGGAGACGGTGCGGATCCTGCTCAACGTGGTGGGCATCTCCGTGAGCGGAGTCATGACCCATTGGCCCGCGCTGGTGTGGATCTTCGTGCCCTACAACCTGCTCTGGTTCTACGGTCTGGACCGGTGGAGCCGCGCCCGAGCGGCCATGTACCTGGTGCTGGTGGACGCGGTGGCGTTGGCGACGGGGGCCGAGCCGGGCATGGCCCTGGCGTTCAACCTGCTGGGCATCTTCGGCTTCGTGCTGTCCGAGCGGCGGGCCTCGCTGATGCGCGGGGTGCTCGGGCAGGTGCTGCAGCAGCGCGAGCAGCTGGAGAAGGCCCACCAGGAGCTGCAGCAGCTGCACCAGCGGGCCATCGAGCAGGAGCGGCTCTCCAGCCTGGGCATGCTGGCGGCGGGCGTGGCGCATGAGATCAACAACCCGATGAGCTTCGTGACGAGCAACGTCAACTCGATGCTCAGGGACCTGCGGGACGAGCCGCGGCTGTCCGAGACGATGAAGGAGTACGTGGACGAGGTGCTCCCGGCCACGCTGGATGGCATCAGGCGGGTGAACTCGATCGTCTCGGATCTGCGGCGCTTCGCGCGCGGAGACCCCGAGGCCTACGTGGGGTTCGACCTGGACGCCGAGGTGGAGACGGCGGTGCGCATCGCGCACGGGCAGCTGGGCCACGTACGGGTGGAGAAGGAGCTGGGCGGGACGGGGACGGTGGTGGGCCGCCCGAGGCAGATCGTCCAGGTGCTGGTGAACCTGCTGGTGAACGCGGGGCAGGCCACCGCGGCCGGAGGCGTGGTGCGCGTCACCACGTCGCGCGACGAGTCCACGGTGCGCGTGGACGTGCGGGACACCGGCACGGGGATGTCCGAGGAGACGAAGCGCCACCTCTTCGAGCCGTTCTTCACCACCAAGCCGCCCGGCGAGGGCACGGGGCTGGGGCTGTCGGTGGTGCACGGCATCGTGAAGTCCCACGGGGGCCACATCGAGGTGCGGAGCGAGCCGGGCAAGGGCACGTGCTTCTCCGTGCGCCTGCCCCTGGTGCCCCTGCTGCTCGCGTACGAGCCGTCCTCGGACGGGGGGATGCGGCGGCGCACGAGCTGA
- a CDS encoding response regulator, giving the protein MARILIVDDEVHVVGALRRLFRREGFSIEVALNGQEALEKLATFEADVVISDFRMRGMNGLELLGQVLRIAPRCVRVLISGHADLSSGSSSHPGVISHFISKPWDDERLVADVRALLGGQGPVPSGS; this is encoded by the coding sequence ATGGCCAGGATTCTCATCGTCGACGACGAAGTACATGTGGTCGGTGCTCTCCGCCGGTTGTTTCGGCGTGAGGGCTTCTCCATCGAAGTGGCGCTCAACGGCCAGGAGGCCCTCGAGAAGCTCGCCACCTTCGAGGCGGATGTCGTCATCTCCGACTTCCGCATGCGGGGGATGAACGGCCTGGAGCTGCTCGGGCAGGTGCTGCGCATCGCGCCCAGGTGCGTCCGGGTGCTCATCTCGGGTCACGCGGACCTGTCCTCCGGCAGCAGCTCGCACCCCGGGGTCATCTCCCACTTCATCAGCAAGCCCTGGGATGATGAGCGGCTCGTCGCCGACGTTCGCGCCCTGCTGGGTGGCCAGGGCCCCGTCCCCTCGGGCTCTTGA
- a CDS encoding CoA pyrophosphatase translates to MDPLFDVLENRLASRPPRALNLPGLVMREAAVLVPLLVRDGTPHILFTKRPTTLRHHAGQYSFPGGSRDPEDPTPLHTALRETREELGIDVSGVRVLGALDEVPTLTEFRIQPFVGVIPQGVEYRPSPDEVEFILEVPLAELMNPAIRRSERRSVRGVEYEVDFYTYGSHVIWGATGRILRNLLRLAP, encoded by the coding sequence GTGGATCCGCTTTTCGATGTCCTGGAGAACCGTCTGGCCTCCCGGCCTCCCCGCGCCCTGAACCTGCCCGGGCTCGTGATGCGCGAGGCCGCGGTGCTGGTGCCCCTCCTCGTGCGCGACGGCACCCCGCACATCCTCTTCACCAAGCGGCCCACCACCCTGCGCCACCACGCCGGCCAGTACTCCTTCCCCGGAGGCTCCAGGGACCCGGAGGACCCCACCCCCCTGCACACCGCCCTGCGCGAGACGCGCGAGGAGCTGGGCATCGACGTGTCCGGCGTGCGCGTGCTCGGCGCCCTGGACGAGGTGCCCACCCTCACCGAGTTCCGCATCCAGCCCTTCGTCGGCGTCATCCCCCAGGGGGTGGAGTACCGGCCCAGTCCGGACGAGGTGGAGTTCATCCTCGAGGTGCCCCTGGCCGAGCTGATGAACCCCGCCATCCGCCGCTCGGAGCGCCGCAGTGTGCGGGGAGTGGAGTACGAGGTGGACTTCTATACGTACGGCTCCCACGTCATCTGGGGGGCCACCGGCCGCATCCTCCGCAACCTGCTGCGGCTGGCCCCGTAG